A genomic stretch from Bradyrhizobium sp. 195 includes:
- a CDS encoding carbohydrate porin — protein sequence MRTAAAIATGVLVFPATGTAADLPLKAPALRAVYDWTGLYIGAHAGYGHGSSHFALNDGTAIGDSGVFSGMIGGVQAGYNYRLNSGWLIGVEGDFSFPNYITSNSIVSFLTTPANTVTQQWDYAASVRGRVGYTSGPWLVYATGGFAWMGERYFDSPASGAEIPKILNTRPGWIAGAGVEYGFAPHWSARLEYLYSRFDGANVAFSTGAQYTSSSLDFQQVRVGLNRKVDWPGVPSYDPKSSLIDTESDRWEIHGQSTYLPQGYPSFPTLYTGPNSLSPSRQAKATWSNSLFLNARLWDGGEVYYNPELLQGFGLNDTVGAAGFPNGEAQKSNFPYPHYNTSRLFVRQTFGFGGEQEELASGQLQLGQKVDVSRLTVQAGKFAVVDVFDGNAYAKDTRRDFMNWSIWAPGAFDYSADKVGLTYGVTAELNQKQWALRGGYFLMVSESNSNHFDTKVGERGQYVLELETRFSLFGQPGKLRTMGWLDSANMGSFRETLNNPALNLDIAQTRRGRVKYGYVLNLEQAIMDDVGLFSRWSWNDGHFETLAFTDIHRSLSAGLSIKGTRWGRPDDVVGIGGAINAISQDYRDFLAAGGLGVLVGDGALNYRKERILETYYAYAVNKNLTLTADYQLIVNPAYNADRGPVSVFSGRLHGEF from the coding sequence TTGCGAACGGCCGCGGCGATTGCCACGGGCGTGCTGGTTTTTCCCGCCACAGGCACCGCGGCCGATCTGCCGCTGAAGGCGCCGGCGCTGAGAGCGGTCTATGACTGGACCGGACTCTATATCGGCGCGCATGCCGGCTATGGCCACGGCTCATCGCACTTCGCACTGAACGACGGCACCGCAATTGGCGACAGCGGCGTCTTCAGCGGCATGATCGGCGGCGTGCAGGCCGGCTACAATTACCGGCTCAACTCCGGCTGGCTGATCGGCGTCGAAGGCGATTTCTCGTTTCCCAACTACATCACCTCGAATTCGATCGTGTCCTTCCTGACGACACCCGCCAACACGGTCACGCAGCAATGGGACTACGCCGCGAGCGTGCGCGGCCGCGTCGGCTACACCAGCGGTCCGTGGCTGGTCTACGCCACCGGCGGCTTTGCCTGGATGGGCGAGCGCTATTTCGACTCGCCGGCCTCCGGCGCCGAAATCCCGAAGATCCTGAACACGCGGCCCGGCTGGATCGCGGGCGCCGGCGTCGAATACGGCTTCGCGCCGCATTGGAGCGCACGGCTCGAATATCTCTACAGCCGCTTCGACGGCGCCAATGTCGCCTTCTCCACGGGCGCCCAATACACCTCATCGTCGCTCGACTTCCAGCAGGTCAGGGTCGGCCTCAACCGCAAGGTCGATTGGCCGGGCGTGCCCAGCTACGACCCGAAGAGTTCTTTGATCGACACGGAATCCGATCGCTGGGAGATTCACGGCCAGAGCACTTATCTGCCGCAAGGCTATCCGTCGTTCCCCACGCTCTATACCGGACCGAACTCGCTCTCGCCTTCGCGGCAAGCCAAGGCGACCTGGAGCAACAGCCTGTTCCTGAATGCGCGGCTCTGGGATGGCGGCGAGGTCTATTACAATCCCGAGCTGCTGCAGGGATTTGGACTGAATGACACGGTCGGTGCGGCCGGCTTCCCCAACGGCGAAGCGCAGAAGTCGAACTTCCCCTATCCGCATTACAACACCTCGCGCCTGTTCGTGCGCCAGACGTTTGGCTTTGGCGGCGAGCAGGAGGAGCTCGCGAGCGGGCAGCTGCAGCTGGGACAGAAGGTCGACGTGTCCCGCCTCACGGTGCAGGCCGGCAAGTTCGCGGTCGTCGACGTGTTCGACGGCAATGCCTACGCCAAGGACACCCGCAGGGATTTCATGAACTGGTCGATCTGGGCGCCGGGCGCCTTCGACTATTCCGCCGACAAGGTCGGCCTCACCTACGGCGTCACCGCCGAGCTCAATCAGAAGCAATGGGCGCTACGCGGCGGCTATTTCCTGATGGTCTCCGAGTCCAACTCGAATCATTTCGACACCAAGGTCGGGGAGCGCGGCCAGTACGTGCTCGAGCTCGAGACGCGCTTCTCGCTGTTCGGCCAGCCCGGCAAGCTCAGGACCATGGGCTGGCTCGACAGCGCCAATATGGGCAGCTTCCGCGAGACGCTGAACAATCCCGCGCTCAATCTCGACATCGCGCAGACCCGGCGCGGCCGCGTGAAGTATGGTTATGTGCTCAACCTCGAGCAGGCGATCATGGACGATGTCGGCCTGTTCAGCCGCTGGAGCTGGAACGACGGCCATTTCGAAACGCTGGCGTTCACCGACATTCATCGCAGTCTGTCCGCGGGATTGTCGATCAAGGGCACGAGATGGGGGCGACCCGACGACGTGGTCGGCATCGGCGGCGCGATCAATGCGATTTCGCAGGACTACCGCGACTTCCTCGCCGCCGGCGGCCTCGGCGTGCTGGTCGGCGACGGTGCGCTCAACTACCGCAAGGAGCGCATCCTCGAAACCTATTACGCCTATGCGGTGAACAAGAATCTCACGCTCACCGCCGACTATCAGCTGATCGTCAACCCCGCCTACAATGCCGACCGCGGACCGGTGTCGGTGTTCTCAGGACGGCTGCACGGCGAGTTCTGA
- a CDS encoding creatininase family protein, whose product MTPSRDWTEIRWADAPPAETSRWIAVLPLAATEQHGPHLPVTTDVLIADAYLARVRELLPENVPATFLPVEPVGISTEHIDYPSTQTLATDVALKRWTGIGEDVARRGVRKLVIITSHGGNSAAMMLIAQDLRAHQKLFVVTTSWSRLSGADKLFPADEVRHGIHGGAIETSIMLARYPDQVRKHEIADFPASSIAMEKQYRWLSTQRPAPFAWQAQDLNASGAVGNATLAVAEKGEHLVDQGARAFCELLSEVDNFDVKRLAKGPLG is encoded by the coding sequence ATGACGCCGTCCCGCGACTGGACCGAGATCCGCTGGGCCGATGCGCCCCCTGCGGAGACGTCGCGCTGGATCGCGGTGCTGCCGCTGGCGGCGACGGAGCAGCACGGCCCGCATCTGCCTGTGACAACCGACGTGCTGATCGCGGACGCCTATCTGGCGCGGGTGCGCGAGTTGTTGCCCGAGAACGTTCCAGCGACGTTCCTGCCCGTCGAGCCGGTCGGGATTTCCACCGAGCATATCGATTATCCCAGCACGCAGACGCTGGCGACTGACGTCGCGCTGAAGCGATGGACGGGAATTGGCGAGGATGTCGCGCGGCGCGGCGTGAGGAAGCTCGTCATCATCACCAGCCATGGCGGCAACAGCGCGGCCATGATGTTGATTGCGCAAGATTTGCGTGCGCATCAAAAACTGTTCGTGGTGACGACGTCCTGGTCGCGGCTGTCGGGCGCCGACAAATTGTTCCCGGCCGATGAAGTGCGACATGGCATTCATGGCGGCGCGATCGAGACCTCGATCATGCTGGCGCGCTATCCCGATCAGGTGCGCAAGCATGAAATCGCGGATTTTCCCGCGAGCAGCATCGCGATGGAAAAGCAATATCGCTGGCTGTCGACGCAGCGGCCCGCACCGTTCGCCTGGCAGGCGCAGGATCTGAACGCCAGCGGCGCAGTCGGCAACGCGACATTGGCCGTGGCCGAGAAGGGCGAGCACCTCGTCGATCAGGGCGCCCGTGCTTTTTGCGAGCTTCTGAGCGAGGTCGATAACTTCGACGTGAAGAGGCTTGCCAAGGGCCCCCTCGGCTAG
- a CDS encoding PilZ domain-containing protein: protein MDERRDKARHRVLKAGTIEFGGGAIDCTVRNLSDAGAALDVTSPVGIPEHFTLFVPADGKHLPCTVVWRKEKRIGVRFG, encoded by the coding sequence ATGGACGAACGGCGCGACAAGGCGAGGCATCGCGTGCTGAAGGCCGGAACGATCGAGTTCGGCGGCGGCGCGATCGACTGCACCGTTCGCAACCTGTCCGACGCCGGCGCGGCTCTCGACGTCACCAGCCCGGTTGGCATCCCCGAGCATTTCACTCTGTTCGTCCCGGCCGACGGCAAGCACCTGCCCTGCACAGTGGTCTGGCGCAAGGAGAAGCGGATCGGGGTGAGGTTCGGGTGA
- a CDS encoding ATP-grasp domain-containing protein translates to MASGERIFVQAIRRYCADHGIAVDVRAGGWLITMRRGEARHFAFGYDIGLNSAIAHRLANDKSATAEALTLEGVPCVPHHLSLNPKLGKNVVGPSWRDAMLELLHDHPQGVVVKPNEGTSGRSVFKVTTEAELDHATSDVFSMSTGLVISPYVEIEEEVRVVLLGDVPLIVYSKQRGTDWRHNLDAGAKPVLLEDGEARADRAKLAIDAARAIGIVFASIDLVRVDGKWRVLEINSGVMMEALGKLHPELVQAAYDAALDRVFGEK, encoded by the coding sequence ATGGCAAGCGGCGAGCGAATCTTCGTTCAGGCGATCAGGCGCTATTGCGCGGACCACGGCATCGCCGTCGATGTCCGCGCCGGCGGCTGGCTGATCACGATGCGCCGGGGCGAGGCGCGCCATTTCGCCTTCGGCTACGACATCGGCCTCAACAGCGCCATCGCACACCGCCTCGCCAACGACAAATCGGCCACGGCCGAAGCGCTGACGCTTGAGGGCGTGCCGTGCGTTCCCCATCACCTCTCCCTCAACCCGAAGCTCGGCAAGAATGTTGTTGGCCCCAGCTGGCGCGATGCAATGCTCGAACTGCTCCACGACCATCCGCAAGGCGTGGTGGTGAAGCCGAACGAGGGGACATCGGGGCGTTCGGTGTTCAAGGTGACGACGGAAGCGGAACTCGACCACGCGACCAGCGACGTTTTCTCGATGAGCACGGGGCTCGTGATCTCGCCCTATGTCGAGATCGAGGAAGAGGTCCGTGTGGTGCTACTCGGCGATGTTCCACTCATCGTCTACAGCAAGCAGCGTGGCACGGATTGGCGGCACAATCTCGATGCCGGCGCAAAGCCGGTCTTGCTGGAGGATGGCGAGGCTCGCGCGGATCGCGCGAAGCTCGCGATCGATGCCGCGCGCGCCATCGGCATCGTCTTTGCGTCGATCGATTTGGTGCGCGTCGATGGCAAGTGGCGCGTGCTGGAGATCAATTCCGGCGTGATGATGGAGGCGCTGGGCAAGCTGCATCCGGAGCTGGTGCAAGCGGCGTATGACGCGGCGCTGGATCGGGTGTTTGGCGAAAAATAG
- a CDS encoding FMN-binding glutamate synthase family protein translates to MADDNKTQESSQHSSPKRLPLAEEGIMETLLLPFSPRFIVLTICAVVTALLIGIGIVDRKIFDILLVPILIFGALTLLGVRDLLQKSHAVLRNYPISAHIRFLLEEIRPEMRQYFFESEKDGMPFSRDTRAVVYQRAKMELDKRPFGTQEDVYREGYEWMHHSVSPKTHAAEKFRIGIGGPDCKKPYSASVFNISAMSFGALSPNAVRALNAGAKKGGFAHDTGEGGVSPYHREMGGDIIWEIGSGYFGCRHLDGTFDPEAFARVAGDDQIKMVELKVSQGAKPGHGGVLPAAKVSEEISKIRGVAMGEDCISPASHRVFSTPVGMMQFIAEMRRLSGGKPTGFKLCIGHPWEFLAICKAMLQTGIYPDFIVVDGNEGGTGAAPLEFMDHLGMPMREGVSFVHNALIGINARDRIKIGASGKIATAFDMARAMAIGADYCNSARGFMFSLGCIQSLSCHTDRCPTGVATQDPTRARALYVPLKIDRVHNYHHATLHSLTELIAAAGLEHPQQLRPIHFSQRTSTTQVQSFAQLYPALRPGELLEGTEDPRFRDAWRMAQADTFQPAL, encoded by the coding sequence GTGGCCGACGACAACAAGACGCAGGAATCCTCCCAACACTCATCCCCCAAACGGCTGCCGCTGGCGGAAGAGGGGATCATGGAAACCCTGCTGCTGCCATTCTCGCCGCGCTTCATCGTGCTGACGATCTGCGCGGTCGTCACCGCGCTGTTGATCGGCATCGGCATCGTCGACCGCAAGATCTTCGACATCCTGCTGGTGCCGATTCTGATTTTCGGCGCGCTGACGCTGCTGGGCGTCCGCGATCTCCTGCAGAAGAGCCATGCGGTGCTGCGCAACTATCCGATTTCCGCGCATATCCGCTTCCTGCTCGAAGAGATCCGCCCCGAGATGCGGCAATATTTCTTCGAGAGCGAGAAGGACGGCATGCCGTTCTCGCGCGACACCCGCGCGGTGGTCTATCAGCGCGCCAAGATGGAGCTCGACAAGCGTCCGTTCGGCACCCAGGAGGACGTCTACCGCGAGGGCTATGAGTGGATGCATCACTCGGTCTCGCCGAAGACGCATGCGGCGGAGAAGTTCCGCATCGGCATCGGCGGCCCCGACTGCAAGAAGCCTTATTCGGCCTCGGTGTTCAACATCTCCGCGATGAGCTTTGGCGCGCTCAGCCCCAACGCCGTGCGGGCACTCAATGCCGGCGCAAAGAAGGGCGGCTTCGCGCACGACACCGGCGAGGGCGGCGTCAGCCCCTATCATCGCGAGATGGGCGGTGACATCATCTGGGAGATCGGCTCCGGCTATTTCGGCTGCCGCCATCTCGACGGCACCTTCGATCCCGAAGCGTTCGCGCGCGTTGCCGGCGACGACCAGATCAAGATGGTCGAGCTCAAGGTCAGCCAGGGTGCCAAGCCCGGCCATGGCGGCGTGCTGCCGGCCGCGAAAGTCTCGGAGGAGATCTCCAAGATCCGCGGCGTCGCGATGGGCGAGGACTGCATCTCGCCGGCCTCGCACCGCGTCTTCTCCACGCCTGTTGGCATGATGCAGTTCATCGCCGAGATGCGCCGCCTCTCCGGCGGCAAGCCGACCGGATTCAAGCTGTGCATCGGCCATCCCTGGGAATTCCTGGCGATCTGCAAGGCGATGCTTCAGACCGGCATCTATCCTGATTTCATCGTCGTCGACGGCAATGAAGGCGGCACCGGCGCGGCGCCGCTGGAGTTCATGGACCATCTGGGCATGCCGATGCGCGAGGGCGTCAGTTTCGTCCACAACGCGCTGATTGGCATCAATGCGCGCGACCGGATCAAGATCGGTGCCTCCGGCAAGATCGCCACCGCCTTCGACATGGCGCGGGCGATGGCGATCGGCGCCGACTATTGCAACTCGGCGCGCGGCTTCATGTTCTCGCTCGGCTGCATCCAGTCGCTGAGCTGCCACACCGATCGTTGCCCGACCGGCGTCGCGACCCAGGATCCGACGCGTGCGCGAGCGCTCTACGTTCCGCTCAAGATCGACCGCGTGCACAATTATCACCACGCGACGCTGCATTCGCTGACCGAGCTGATTGCCGCCGCCGGCCTCGAACATCCGCAGCAGTTGCGCCCGATCCATTTCAGCCAACGGACCTCGACGACCCAGGTGCAATCCTTCGCGCAGCTCTATCCGGCGCTGCGTCCGGGCGAGCTGCTTGAAGGTACCGAAGACCCGCGCTTTCGCGACGCCTGGCGGATGGCGCAGGCCGACACATTCCAGCCGGCGCTGTGA
- a CDS encoding hemolysin family protein yields the protein MLSVELAIVVVLIVINGLLSMSELAVVSSRPARLSLLAAKGVRGAERALILAADPGKFLSTVQIGITLVGVLSGAFSGATLGQRLTQWLLELGLSPGIADIVGVGLVVTLITYATLIVGELVPKQVALRDPESIAVRVAPAMHVLAKVSLPLVFLLDVSGKLILTLLGRGGKSEEKVSEDEIHHLVSEAESAGVLEPGEKEMIAGVMRLGDRPVGAVMTPRTEVDEIDLNDDLAVIQEIIAKSPHSRFPVSDGDRDKPIGVIQAKDLLVAYMNERTPDLRALVREAPGIPASADARDVLTILKTAPVHIGFVYDEYGGFEGMVTAADILESIVGAFHSEAGPPEPAYVRRADDSLLISGWMPVDEFGELLGVELPPHRYNTVAGLVLQQFSALPDTGDAFDFGGWHIEVIDLDGRRIDKILASRLSEVETG from the coding sequence ATGCTCTCGGTCGAACTTGCCATCGTCGTCGTCCTGATCGTCATCAACGGCCTCTTGTCCATGTCCGAGCTGGCCGTGGTCTCGTCCCGTCCGGCCCGGCTGTCGCTGCTCGCCGCCAAGGGCGTGCGCGGCGCCGAGCGGGCGCTGATTCTGGCGGCCGATCCCGGCAAATTCCTCTCGACGGTGCAGATCGGCATCACGCTGGTCGGGGTGCTTTCCGGCGCATTCTCGGGCGCGACGCTCGGACAGCGGCTGACGCAGTGGCTGCTCGAGCTCGGGCTGTCGCCCGGCATCGCCGACATCGTCGGCGTTGGGCTCGTGGTCACGCTCATCACCTACGCCACCCTGATCGTCGGCGAGCTGGTGCCGAAACAAGTGGCGTTGCGCGATCCCGAGAGCATTGCGGTGAGGGTTGCGCCGGCCATGCACGTGCTTGCGAAGGTTTCGCTGCCGCTGGTCTTCCTGCTCGACGTCTCCGGCAAGCTGATCCTCACTTTGCTCGGCCGTGGCGGCAAGTCCGAGGAGAAGGTCTCGGAGGACGAGATCCATCACCTCGTCAGCGAGGCCGAGAGCGCAGGCGTGCTCGAGCCCGGCGAAAAGGAGATGATCGCCGGTGTGATGCGGCTCGGCGACCGGCCGGTGGGCGCGGTCATGACGCCGCGCACGGAGGTCGACGAAATCGACCTCAACGACGATTTGGCCGTCATCCAGGAGATCATCGCCAAGAGCCCGCACTCGCGCTTTCCCGTCTCCGATGGCGACCGCGACAAACCAATCGGCGTGATTCAGGCCAAGGACCTGCTGGTCGCCTATATGAACGAACGCACACCGGACCTGCGCGCGCTCGTGCGCGAGGCGCCCGGCATCCCGGCGTCGGCAGACGCGCGCGACGTACTGACCATCCTGAAAACTGCTCCGGTTCACATCGGCTTCGTCTACGACGAATACGGTGGCTTCGAAGGCATGGTGACGGCGGCCGACATCCTCGAGTCGATCGTCGGCGCCTTCCATTCGGAAGCGGGACCGCCGGAGCCGGCCTATGTCAGGCGCGCAGACGATTCGCTGCTGATCTCCGGCTGGATGCCGGTCGACGAATTCGGCGAGTTGCTCGGCGTCGAACTACCGCCGCACCGCTACAACACGGTGGCGGGCCTGGTTCTGCAACAATTCAGCGCGCTGCCTGACACTGGCGACGCTTTCGACTTCGGCGGCTGGCATATCGAGGTGATCGATCTCGATGGACGAAGGATCGACAAGATCCTGGCGAGCCGGTTGAGCGAGGTCGAGACGGGGTAA
- a CDS encoding methyl-accepting chemotaxis protein: MRIGKLFALSMLTVTVFAVILGAEVLIPQARIFTNRSDAIKTVDAFGAMLTVSQHVAGLRAPYVGPMFQEGVATQAQLETAAKAAKAADASFEAARRAIMVLDDGGTMVENLDRAARRLKEVYSAADRTMGVPLAARDGSVVKGFLPGVAEVLATIEPTMNRLEAKVISADSSLASLLRLARTAQDLRVAAGSRAATLSLPLSARRPLTAAEALLMDRMQGRVEADRERIEAGIDQLGNPPRLVAAFKAAVEAYFGKAAPIIDKEMPAARSDGKYALGADELATVIVPAIQMFYGVRDAALAEAAERASAARDGALAMLALAGVVVLALLGTLAGVTMMLRRRVVTPLAKLAEVIGTLAAGRHEVEIPATGRDDEIGQVAGSLQHFKDSLLAKKAADEAAAIEADAKLRRSQRMDQIAREFEAMIGDVINTVSSASSELEVSAGTLTSTADQSEKVTATVAAASEQASTNVQTVAAAAEEMASSVDEISRQVQDSARIAGEAVQQAGRTNDHVGELAKAAGRIGDVVELISQIAGQTNLLALNATIEAARAGEAGRGFAVVASEVKALAEQTAKATGEISQQIAGIQTATEDSVGAIKAIGDTISRMSEIASAIAAAVEEQGAATREISRNVQQAARGTQQVSASIVDVQRGASQTGSASSNVLASAKSMSGESSRLKVEVGKFLDAIRAA; the protein is encoded by the coding sequence ATGCGGATCGGGAAGCTTTTCGCGCTGTCCATGCTGACGGTGACGGTTTTTGCAGTCATCCTGGGCGCGGAGGTCCTGATACCCCAGGCACGCATCTTCACGAACCGCTCCGACGCGATCAAGACCGTCGATGCCTTTGGCGCAATGCTGACGGTCAGCCAGCACGTCGCCGGCCTGCGCGCCCCCTACGTTGGACCGATGTTCCAGGAAGGCGTTGCAACGCAGGCCCAGCTCGAAACCGCTGCAAAGGCCGCGAAAGCCGCCGATGCCTCCTTCGAGGCTGCAAGGCGCGCCATCATGGTGCTGGATGACGGCGGCACGATGGTCGAGAACCTCGACCGTGCCGCACGGCGGCTGAAGGAGGTCTACAGCGCGGCAGATCGCACGATGGGCGTTCCTCTGGCGGCGCGCGACGGTTCTGTAGTCAAAGGCTTCCTGCCCGGCGTTGCCGAGGTGCTTGCCACCATCGAGCCGACCATGAACCGGCTCGAAGCCAAGGTCATCAGCGCGGATTCCTCGCTTGCGTCGTTGCTGCGCCTGGCGCGGACGGCGCAGGATCTGCGGGTTGCGGCAGGCAGCCGCGCGGCCACGCTGTCACTCCCGCTGTCCGCACGCCGGCCATTGACGGCCGCCGAAGCGTTGCTGATGGATCGCATGCAGGGTCGTGTTGAAGCCGACCGCGAGCGCATCGAGGCCGGCATCGACCAGCTCGGCAATCCGCCCCGCCTCGTCGCGGCGTTCAAGGCCGCCGTGGAGGCGTATTTCGGAAAAGCAGCGCCGATCATCGACAAGGAGATGCCCGCGGCGCGCAGTGACGGCAAATATGCCCTCGGCGCCGATGAACTGGCGACCGTCATCGTGCCCGCCATCCAGATGTTCTACGGCGTGCGCGATGCCGCGCTGGCGGAAGCGGCCGAACGCGCCTCAGCTGCGCGCGATGGCGCGCTGGCGATGCTCGCGCTCGCAGGCGTCGTCGTGCTGGCATTGCTCGGTACACTTGCCGGCGTGACCATGATGCTGCGCCGTCGCGTCGTGACGCCGCTTGCGAAGCTGGCCGAGGTGATCGGAACGCTCGCCGCCGGACGGCACGAGGTCGAGATCCCCGCGACGGGTCGCGATGACGAGATCGGCCAGGTGGCGGGCTCGCTGCAGCACTTCAAGGATTCGCTGCTCGCCAAGAAGGCGGCCGACGAAGCGGCCGCAATCGAGGCCGACGCGAAGCTCCGGCGCAGCCAGCGCATGGACCAGATCGCGCGCGAGTTCGAAGCCATGATCGGCGACGTCATCAACACGGTGTCATCGGCGTCGTCCGAGCTCGAAGTGTCCGCGGGCACGCTGACCAGCACGGCCGATCAATCGGAAAAGGTTACCGCGACCGTCGCGGCCGCTTCCGAACAGGCTTCCACCAACGTGCAGACCGTCGCCGCGGCGGCCGAGGAGATGGCCTCGTCGGTCGACGAGATCAGCCGGCAGGTGCAGGACTCCGCGCGCATTGCCGGCGAAGCGGTGCAGCAGGCAGGGCGGACCAACGACCATGTCGGCGAGCTCGCCAAGGCCGCCGGCCGTATCGGGGACGTGGTTGAGCTCATCAGCCAGATCGCGGGCCAGACCAATCTTCTGGCGCTCAACGCCACCATCGAGGCGGCGCGCGCCGGTGAGGCCGGGCGCGGCTTTGCGGTGGTTGCTTCCGAGGTCAAGGCGCTGGCTGAGCAGACCGCCAAGGCCACCGGCGAGATCAGCCAGCAGATCGCGGGAATCCAGACCGCGACGGAGGATTCGGTCGGCGCCATCAAGGCGATCGGCGACACCATCAGCCGCATGTCCGAGATCGCTTCCGCAATCGCCGCGGCGGTCGAGGAGCAGGGCGCAGCGACGCGAGAGATTTCCCGCAACGTGCAGCAGGCCGCGCGCGGCACCCAGCAGGTTTCCGCCAGCATCGTCGATGTGCAGCGCGGCGCAAGCCAGACCGGATCGGCGTCTTCCAACGTGCTCGCGTCCGCCAAGTCAATGTCCGGCGAGAGCAGCCGTCTCAAGGTCGAGGTCGGAAAATTCCTGGACGCGATCCGGGCCGCGTAA
- a CDS encoding ferredoxin--NADP reductase: protein MSAFYREKVLSVQHWTDTLFSFRATRDTGFRFQNGQFAMIGLEIDGRPLLRAYSMASANHEEELEFFSIKVQDGPLTSRLQKIKEGDTILVGRKATGTLITDNLLPGKRLMLLSTGTGLAPFASLIKDPEVYDQFESIVLVHGCRQVSELAYGEKLVASLREDELFGELLADKLIYYPTVTREPFRNRGRITDLISSEQIFNDIGQGPLDIATDRVMMCGSPGMLEELKVMFEGRDFIEGSGNKPGHFVIEKAFVER, encoded by the coding sequence ATGAGCGCGTTTTACCGAGAGAAGGTTCTTTCCGTCCAGCACTGGACCGACACGCTGTTCAGCTTCCGCGCCACGCGCGATACCGGCTTCCGCTTCCAGAACGGCCAGTTCGCGATGATCGGCCTCGAGATCGACGGCCGTCCGCTGCTGCGCGCCTACAGCATGGCGAGCGCCAATCACGAGGAAGAGCTCGAGTTCTTCTCGATCAAGGTGCAGGACGGCCCGCTGACCTCGCGCCTGCAGAAGATCAAGGAAGGCGACACCATCCTGGTCGGCCGCAAGGCGACCGGCACGCTGATCACCGACAATCTCCTTCCCGGCAAGCGGCTGATGCTGCTCTCGACCGGGACGGGCCTTGCGCCTTTCGCGAGCCTGATCAAGGACCCCGAAGTCTACGACCAGTTCGAATCCATCGTGCTGGTGCACGGCTGCCGTCAGGTTTCCGAGCTCGCCTATGGCGAGAAGCTCGTCGCTTCCCTGCGCGAGGACGAGCTGTTCGGCGAGCTGCTCGCGGACAAGCTGATTTACTACCCGACGGTGACCCGCGAGCCGTTTAGGAATCGCGGCCGCATCACCGACCTCATCAGCTCCGAGCAGATCTTCAACGACATCGGCCAGGGTCCGCTCGACATCGCGACCGATCGCGTCATGATGTGCGGCAGCCCGGGAATGCTGGAAGAGCTGAAGGTGATGTTCGAAGGCCGCGACTTCATCGAGGGAAGCGGCAACAAGCCCGGCCATTTCGTGATCGAGAAGGCCTTCGTCGAGCGGTAA
- a CDS encoding DUF1194 domain-containing protein translates to MNWRVTIGSILIAILTSTQAFSEPGSQPHTAPQADSRPAVDVELVIAVDISYSMEMDDLAAQREGFAKAIVSREFLQALRAGPIGKIALTYFEWSGTKDRKIVVPWRQIDGPEAAEAVADELMKAPILRGSRTSISSAIKFAMPLFEQNPYRGSRQIIDISGDGPNNVGDPVATARDTALQNGIVITGLPVLINATPNGTKDISHIDHIDWYYEDCVIGGPGSFAVPITDRENFKEAIRTKLAHEVAGLTPNQSPAPTGNKEPRVLCMIGEKLWQQRWDTILPTKDTSSPAIKDSTSLDKKMSTDDALLNKKIKGICRGC, encoded by the coding sequence GTGAATTGGCGGGTCACAATTGGATCGATCCTGATTGCGATCCTGACATCGACACAAGCGTTTTCCGAGCCGGGGTCGCAGCCGCATACGGCGCCCCAGGCCGACAGCCGGCCTGCCGTGGACGTCGAACTCGTCATCGCGGTCGATATTTCCTACTCGATGGAAATGGATGATCTGGCAGCTCAACGCGAGGGCTTTGCCAAGGCCATCGTCTCGCGGGAATTTCTTCAGGCCCTGCGGGCCGGCCCGATCGGCAAGATCGCGCTGACCTATTTCGAATGGTCAGGCACGAAGGACCGGAAGATTGTTGTCCCCTGGCGGCAGATCGACGGACCGGAAGCGGCCGAGGCCGTCGCAGATGAACTTATGAAGGCCCCAATCCTCCGCGGTTCGCGCACGTCGATTTCAAGCGCGATCAAGTTCGCCATGCCGTTGTTCGAGCAGAACCCATACCGTGGCTCGCGCCAAATCATCGACATTTCGGGCGACGGTCCCAACAACGTCGGCGATCCTGTCGCCACAGCGCGCGACACAGCGTTGCAGAACGGCATCGTCATCACCGGCCTCCCGGTCTTGATCAATGCGACGCCGAACGGGACGAAGGATATCAGCCATATCGACCATATCGACTGGTACTACGAGGATTGCGTGATCGGCGGGCCAGGTTCTTTTGCTGTGCCGATCACCGATCGCGAAAATTTCAAGGAGGCGATCCGGACCAAGCTGGCGCATGAGGTCGCAGGCCTCACACCGAATCAATCGCCTGCCCCGACCGGGAACAAGGAGCCGCGGGTTCTCTGCATGATCGGCGAGAAGCTCTGGCAGCAGCGGTGGGATACGATCCTTCCGACAAAGGATACGAGCAGTCCGGCCATCAAGGATTCCACCTCGCTCGACAAGAAAATGAGCACGGATGACGCGTTGCTCAACAAGAAGATCAAGGGCATCTGCCGCGGCTGCTAG